A genome region from Chitinophagales bacterium includes the following:
- the cysQ gene encoding 3'(2'),5'-bisphosphate nucleotidase CysQ: MLPNYKEINTELLVQIAANAAQAILEIYKTSFEVEHKEDNSPLTEADKHSHQVIETALLKHYAHLPVLSEESKEIPYSTRQHWQRFWLVDPLDGTKEFINHNGDFTVNIALIENQKPVVGIVYIPVTSCCYVGISGVGAFKIDKGKEPLKLKKATPLIHQSSILLKIVGSRSHLSNETIDFVNELKASGKHVVFVSRGSSLKLCMVAEGEADIYPRFAPTMEWDTAAAQVIVEAVGKQVVDFNTKQPLKYNKENLLNPWFLAQ, from the coding sequence ATGTTGCCCAACTATAAAGAAATAAATACCGAACTATTAGTGCAAATTGCAGCTAATGCCGCACAAGCCATTCTTGAAATATATAAAACTTCGTTTGAAGTAGAGCACAAAGAAGACAACAGTCCGCTTACCGAAGCCGATAAACATTCGCACCAAGTTATTGAAACAGCACTGCTGAAACACTACGCCCACCTTCCTGTTTTATCTGAAGAATCTAAAGAAATACCCTATAGCACCCGCCAGCATTGGCAACGCTTTTGGTTGGTAGATCCATTAGACGGCACCAAAGAATTTATTAACCATAATGGCGATTTTACAGTAAACATTGCGCTAATCGAAAATCAAAAACCAGTGGTTGGCATCGTGTATATTCCGGTTACATCTTGCTGCTATGTTGGCATTTCGGGCGTTGGCGCCTTCAAAATAGACAAAGGAAAAGAGCCTCTTAAACTCAAAAAAGCAACACCATTAATCCACCAAAGTTCAATCTTACTTAAAATAGTGGGCAGCCGATCGCACCTTTCCAACGAAACTATTGATTTTGTAAACGAACTAAAGGCGAGTGGAAAACACGTAGTATTTGTATCGCGCGGCAGCTCGCTAAAACTCTGCATGGTTGCCGAAGGCGAAGCCGATATTTATCCGCGCTTTGCACCCACTATGGAATGGGACACAGCCGCGGCACAAGTAATAGTGGAAGCCGTAGGCAAGCAAGTAGTGGACTTTAACACCAAACAACCATTAAAGTATAACAAAGAAAACCTATTAAATCCATGGTTTTTGGCACAATAA
- the aceB gene encoding malate synthase A: MALEINAAITPEYTSILTPEALAFVEKLQKNFNKRRLELLAARQVRQKEIDGGKLPDFLPETKAIREGEWTAAPIPADLQDRRVEITGPVDRKMIINALNSGAKMFMADFEDSNSPFWSNNIEGQINLRDANKRTISFKNENGKEYKLNEQIATLLVRPRGWHLNEKHVTVDGEVMSGSLFDFGLYFFHNVKQLLANGSGPYFYLPKMESHLEARLWNDVFVFAQNELNIPQGTIKATVLIETILATFELHEIIYELREHMAGLNCGRWDYIFSYIKRLRNAAGFVLPDRGQVTMAVPFMASYSKLVIQTCHKRKVHAMGGMSAFIPIKNDEAANNAAIEKVRQDKLREVTNGHDGTWVAHPGLVKVAMDIFNEHMPTANNYHITRNGEVYTSKDLLEVPTGTITEAGLRMNINVGILYIESWLRGVGAAAIHNLMEDAATAEISRTQVWQWIKNGSKLDDGRTITYELFKQLLPSELENVKAYVGEAAFNTPTMQRAIAMFDELVNQGDYVEFLTLPAYEEID; the protein is encoded by the coding sequence ATGGCACTTGAAATAAACGCAGCAATTACGCCAGAATACACATCTATACTTACTCCGGAGGCATTGGCATTTGTAGAAAAACTTCAAAAAAACTTCAATAAAAGAAGATTAGAATTATTAGCAGCACGCCAAGTACGCCAAAAAGAAATAGACGGAGGCAAACTACCCGATTTCTTACCCGAAACAAAAGCCATTCGCGAAGGAGAATGGACTGCTGCACCAATTCCTGCCGATTTACAAGACCGCAGAGTAGAAATTACAGGTCCGGTAGATAGAAAAATGATAATAAATGCACTCAATAGCGGTGCCAAAATGTTTATGGCAGATTTTGAAGACTCAAACTCACCATTTTGGAGCAACAATATTGAAGGCCAAATAAACCTGCGCGATGCCAACAAAAGAACCATCTCCTTTAAAAACGAAAATGGAAAAGAATATAAATTAAACGAGCAAATTGCCACACTCCTTGTACGTCCGCGTGGCTGGCATTTAAATGAAAAACACGTAACCGTAGATGGAGAAGTAATGAGTGGCTCATTGTTCGATTTTGGCTTATATTTCTTTCACAACGTAAAACAACTATTGGCAAATGGCAGCGGTCCATACTTCTACCTTCCAAAAATGGAAAGCCATTTAGAAGCCCGCCTTTGGAACGATGTTTTTGTATTTGCACAAAACGAACTCAACATACCGCAAGGCACCATAAAAGCAACCGTTCTAATTGAAACCATTCTTGCCACCTTCGAACTACACGAAATTATTTATGAACTCCGCGAACACATGGCAGGACTTAACTGCGGAAGATGGGATTACATCTTCAGCTATATCAAGCGCCTCCGTAATGCAGCCGGCTTTGTATTGCCGGATCGCGGTCAGGTAACCATGGCAGTTCCATTTATGGCTTCATACAGCAAGCTTGTTATCCAAACCTGCCACAAAAGAAAAGTACATGCCATGGGCGGCATGAGTGCCTTTATTCCAATTAAAAACGATGAAGCAGCCAATAATGCAGCAATAGAAAAAGTACGCCAAGATAAACTGCGCGAAGTAACCAACGGCCACGATGGCACTTGGGTTGCCCACCCTGGCCTAGTTAAAGTAGCCATGGATATCTTCAACGAACACATGCCTACAGCAAACAACTACCACATTACCCGCAACGGAGAAGTTTACACCTCAAAAGACCTATTGGAAGTGCCAACAGGAACTATTACCGAAGCAGGCTTACGCATGAATATAAACGTAGGCATTTTATATATTGAAAGTTGGTTACGCGGAGTAGGTGCAGCAGCCATACACAACTTAATGGAAGATGCCGCCACAGCCGAAATTTCGCGCACACAAGTATGGCAATGGATTAAAAACGGCAGCAAACTCGATGATGGCAGAACCATTACCTACGAATTGTTTAAACAATTACTACCAAGCGAATTAGAAAATGTGAAAGCATACGTTGGCGAAGCCGCATTTAATACACCAACCATGCAACGTGCCATTGCCATGTTCGATGAACTGGTAAACCAAGGCGATTATGTAGAATTTTTAACCCTTCCTGCCTACGAAGAAATAGACTAA
- the rpsD gene encoding 30S ribosomal protein S4: MARYTGPKTKIARKFGEAIFGFDKNFEKRSYPPGQHGLSKKRKTKSEYSLQLSEKQKAKYTYGLLERQFRKVFDKAVRKKGVTGENLLKFLEARLDNTVYRLGFAASRMQARQLVSHKHITVNGEVVNIASFQLKPGDKVALRERSKNLEIVQNAMSGRSKKFNWLVMDEKAVEGTFVDFPERDQIPENINEQLIVELYSK, from the coding sequence ATGGCTCGCTATACCGGACCAAAAACAAAGATTGCCCGTAAATTCGGAGAAGCAATTTTCGGATTTGATAAAAATTTTGAAAAGAGAAGCTACCCTCCAGGTCAGCATGGACTTTCTAAGAAACGTAAAACAAAGAGTGAATACTCTTTGCAGCTTAGTGAAAAGCAAAAAGCTAAATATACTTATGGTTTATTGGAGCGCCAATTCCGCAAAGTATTCGATAAAGCTGTACGCAAAAAAGGTGTAACAGGTGAAAACTTGTTGAAATTCTTAGAAGCTCGCTTAGATAATACTGTTTACCGCCTTGGATTTGCAGCCAGCAGAATGCAGGCTCGCCAGTTGGTTTCGCATAAGCATATTACAGTAAATGGTGAAGTAGTTAACATTGCTTCTTTCCAATTAAAACCGGGCGATAAAGTTGCGCTTCGTGAGCGTAGCAAAAATTTAGAAATTGTACAAAATGCAATGAGTGGTCGCTCTAAAAAGTTCAATTGGTTGGTAATGGACGAAAAGGCAGTGGAAGGTACATTTGTTGATTTTCCTGAAAGAGATCAAATTCCGGAAAATATCAATGAACAGTTAATTGTAGAGTTATACTCAAAATAA
- the rplX gene encoding 50S ribosomal protein L24 — MHVKKGDTVQVLAGDDKGKQGRITEIDRKKQRVFIEGVNLQTKHAKPNAQNPNGGIVKSEGSVHISNVALLSDGKPTRVGRKEEGGKTVRVSKKTGKVLD, encoded by the coding sequence TTGCATGTAAAAAAAGGCGACACAGTTCAAGTGCTTGCCGGAGACGATAAGGGAAAACAGGGTAGAATTACCGAAATTGACCGTAAAAAACAACGTGTGTTTATAGAAGGCGTAAACCTTCAAACAAAACACGCTAAACCGAATGCACAAAATCCAAATGGAGGTATTGTAAAGAGCGAAGGCTCTGTGCATATTTCTAATGTTGCCTTATTGAGCGATGGAAAACCAACTCGCGTTGGTAGAAAAGAAGAAGGCGGAAAAACAGTACGCGTTAGCAAAAAAACAGGAAAAGTTTTAGATTAA
- the rplN gene encoding 50S ribosomal protein L14, protein MLQQESRAIVADNSGAKEVLIIRVLGGTKRRYAGIGDKVVVTVKKALPTGGVKKSAKSKAVVVRTSKHLRRKDGSYIRFDDNAVVLLNNQDEPRGTRIFGPVARELRDKGYMKIISLAPEVL, encoded by the coding sequence ATGTTACAACAGGAAAGCCGTGCAATAGTAGCCGACAACAGCGGAGCCAAAGAAGTACTTATTATTAGAGTACTTGGAGGCACCAAAAGACGCTATGCCGGAATTGGAGACAAAGTGGTAGTAACCGTAAAAAAAGCGTTACCAACCGGTGGTGTAAAGAAAAGCGCCAAAAGTAAAGCTGTAGTAGTTAGAACATCTAAGCATTTGCGCAGAAAAGATGGTTCTTATATTCGTTTTGATGATAATGCAGTAGTACTGCTGAATAACCAAGATGAACCACGTGGTACCCGTATTTTCGGACCGGTTGCCCGCGAATTGCGCGATAAAGGTTATATGAAAATTATTTCATTAGCTCCTGAAGTATTATAA
- a CDS encoding DUF4412 domain-containing protein, producing MNMYFHIKQLSVLSFLLAALLLNSAAQGYSIQMKYTDNAIQNMQMELVWQIDKNNCKLQLKNKFEGKNVSSLFFTDRANNTIKMMDENPENGKKIFYTISTTSLKPDARFDYKRGKAVLTSEGKTIAGIPCKKVIFNTEKFNCEFWLAESLPDVKPWASFFQSYPELNGIAESELSGFPLASTIKDAAGNVIVTLEATNVQKTPLTEADFKVPSTYIDASTLQRK from the coding sequence ATGAATATGTATTTCCACATAAAACAACTTTCCGTTCTCAGTTTTTTACTGGCGGCATTGCTATTGAACAGCGCTGCGCAAGGCTATTCTATACAAATGAAATATACAGACAATGCCATTCAAAATATGCAAATGGAATTAGTTTGGCAGATTGATAAAAACAACTGCAAACTACAACTCAAAAATAAGTTTGAAGGCAAGAATGTTTCATCGCTCTTTTTTACCGATAGGGCAAACAATACCATAAAAATGATGGATGAAAATCCTGAAAACGGGAAGAAGATATTTTACACCATTAGCACAACTTCTTTAAAACCCGATGCCCGATTCGACTATAAACGTGGAAAAGCTGTGCTTACTTCCGAAGGTAAAACTATAGCTGGCATACCTTGCAAAAAAGTAATTTTCAATACCGAAAAGTTCAACTGCGAATTTTGGCTGGCAGAGTCGCTGCCGGATGTGAAACCTTGGGCTAGTTTTTTCCAATCCTATCCCGAACTAAATGGCATTGCAGAAAGTGAACTTTCCGGCTTTCCATTGGCATCTACCATAAAAGACGCAGCAGGCAATGTAATCGTTACCTTAGAAGCAACCAACGTACAAAAAACACCACTTACCGAAGCAGACTTTAAAGTTCCCTCAACCTATATTGATGCATCTACCTTGCAACGTAAGTAA
- the rpmC gene encoding 50S ribosomal protein L29, whose translation MGVNKKLSQKDVTQYVVEDLAAKVSEEKQALQRAKFSHAITTLDNPAGITAKRRNIARLLTEFNKRKKA comes from the coding sequence ATGGGAGTGAATAAAAAATTAAGCCAAAAAGACGTTACTCAATACGTTGTTGAAGATTTGGCTGCTAAAGTAAGCGAGGAAAAGCAAGCATTGCAACGTGCTAAGTTTTCGCACGCTATTACCACTTTGGATAATCCGGCAGGCATTACTGCAAAACGCAGAAATATTGCCCGTCTTTTAACTGAATTCAATAAAAGGAAAAAAGCCTAA
- the aceA gene encoding isocitrate lyase has translation MATKVERALALKKEWETNPRWKNVTRPYTAEEVINIAGSVQVEYSLARNGAEKLWNRLHTDSWVAGLGALTGNQAVQEVAAGMKAIYLSGWQVAADANLGSEMYPDQSLYPANSVPAVVKRINNALMRRDQIEYMDGEPQRDWMVPIVADAEAGFGGNLNAFELMKGMIEAGAAGVHWEDQLASAKKCGHLGGKVLVPTQEAINKLVAARLAADVCNVPTLVIARTDAEAANLITSDIDPRDSKFITGKRTSEGYYYVKNGLEQGIDRGLSYASYADLIWMETGNPDLGLAREFAQGIHAKYPGKMLAYNCSPSFNWAKFMDEKQMLTFREDIAAMGYKFQFITLAGFHALNSSMFELSKNYVERGMAGFSQMQQREFAMEKDGFKAIKHQSFVGTGYFDAVQNVVQQGQSSTTALAGSTEAEQFH, from the coding sequence ATGGCAACAAAAGTAGAAAGAGCGCTCGCGCTTAAAAAAGAATGGGAAACCAACCCACGTTGGAAAAACGTTACTCGCCCATACACAGCCGAAGAAGTAATCAATATTGCAGGCTCTGTACAAGTTGAGTATTCATTAGCTCGCAACGGAGCAGAAAAACTATGGAATCGCCTACACACCGATTCTTGGGTAGCAGGACTTGGAGCCCTTACCGGAAACCAAGCTGTGCAAGAAGTAGCAGCAGGTATGAAAGCCATTTACCTTTCGGGGTGGCAAGTAGCTGCCGATGCCAATTTAGGCAGCGAAATGTATCCGGATCAATCACTTTATCCTGCAAACTCAGTTCCTGCCGTAGTAAAACGCATCAACAATGCCTTAATGCGCAGAGACCAAATTGAATACATGGATGGAGAGCCACAACGCGATTGGATGGTGCCAATCGTAGCCGATGCCGAAGCCGGATTTGGAGGCAACCTCAACGCCTTTGAGCTAATGAAAGGTATGATTGAAGCAGGTGCTGCCGGTGTACACTGGGAAGACCAATTAGCCTCTGCAAAAAAATGCGGACACTTAGGCGGTAAAGTATTGGTTCCCACACAAGAAGCTATCAACAAATTAGTTGCCGCACGTTTGGCAGCCGATGTATGCAATGTACCAACCTTAGTAATTGCTAGAACCGATGCCGAAGCAGCCAACCTTATTACTTCAGATATAGACCCTCGCGATAGCAAATTCATTACCGGCAAACGTACGTCAGAAGGCTACTACTATGTAAAAAATGGCTTAGAGCAAGGTATTGACCGTGGTCTTTCATACGCCTCTTATGCAGATTTAATTTGGATGGAAACAGGAAACCCAGATTTAGGTTTAGCACGCGAATTTGCACAAGGCATCCACGCTAAATATCCGGGCAAAATGTTGGCATACAACTGTTCGCCTTCATTTAACTGGGCAAAATTTATGGACGAAAAGCAAATGCTTACCTTCCGTGAAGATATTGCTGCAATGGGCTACAAATTCCAATTCATTACATTGGCAGGTTTCCACGCATTGAACTCTTCTATGTTTGAACTTTCTAAAAACTATGTAGAGCGCGGCATGGCAGGTTTTAGCCAAATGCAGCAACGTGAATTTGCTATGGAAAAGGACGGCTTTAAAGCTATTAAACACCAATCTTTTGTAGGAACAGGTTACTTCGATGCAGTTCAAAACGTTGTGCAGCAAGGTCAATCTTCTACTACAGCTTTAGCAGGCTCTACCGAGGCAGAACAATTCCACTAA
- the rpsQ gene encoding 30S ribosomal protein S17, producing the protein MERNLRKERVGIVTSDKMDKTITVAIEKRVKHPIYGKFVKQTKKFKAHDEKNDAKAGDTVKIMETRPLSKTKRWRLVEVVERAK; encoded by the coding sequence ATGGAACGCAATCTCAGAAAAGAACGTGTGGGCATCGTAACTAGCGATAAAATGGACAAAACCATTACTGTAGCTATTGAAAAACGTGTGAAACACCCTATTTACGGAAAGTTTGTAAAGCAAACAAAGAAGTTTAAAGCACACGATGAAAAAAATGATGCAAAAGCCGGAGATACCGTAAAAATTATGGAAACCCGCCCATTAAGTAAAACTAAGCGCTGGCGTTTGGTAGAAGTGGTAGAAAGAGCAAAATAA
- a CDS encoding tail fiber domain-containing protein, with the protein MKKNYFYSSILLLVLLSTSLFVAAQSGRVGIGTSNPEQKLDVAGSAKANDKVIGTRGFVAGSVTTDTAKAVFSTDITNKGFYIPRLTTTQKNTLGGSLTLSNKGLLVFDTDSNRTDFWDGTAWKAIGDGVGGSPSGAAGGDLTGSYPAPSIANNAVNSAKIADGTIVAADLNQMGAGTGQVLQWNGSAWVPTTPSAGTVTSVSASNGLNSSGGSTPDIKLGGTLANNTDVALNGNKLTFSGTGNSSLSVGTGIGSTTARLYAESGSSSYDAIRGTNTASSGSNTFAAIRGNLTIGAAPVTNIAFHSTTDKTFGVYSTGGDYSAWFAKGVGIGSNQPTTTADLEVRNIAGSNPANFLLRQTASNTTAGTVLANINVGDNYNTSPQAQIQVLRDAASSGSTDLPTAITLSTTADGTSTLTEQMRIDNAGNVGIKTPSPTSALDVNGNVRIRGGSPAAGKVLVSTDANGNATWSDQAISASANASTGGIGWKRIAHIDGINGRGFGTVTLYTSGGSYTPTMTTLDWFKDWGTVGGIEITSQSTSAYWSDARVTYDGSANAYIEVNFTTDVSSLSLLSSSYGYHTATLYSGTLPTGGGTVTATAKIGRMNIGENDLFVDYGGNVGIGTSTPAANLESYSNTNWSSGWRNNLRLSSADYPALRFFSTSSNKTSMIGNNGDGSLWFGINGTGDASGGGWGMVMLPDGKVGVGITAPTVRLHADWPTYNQEAMRVSYANNAHSGGLGVEAYSTYWGLGIFQDGVMTANFENGGMAIGPSYAQLNAPTNGLAIQGNVGIGTNNPASNLDISSTNGSPMYLRSSAAESDITYEVPSGAWQVGSNASGNGTSGNQFYVWDNNGAGYVTTFQRGSGNVGIGSTAPGERLDVNGNIRAAGSVYAGYTGSYAQTYLHQWGLGGNGDIYVEPASGKTLYLTDSWSQTGQLNIQFGSTYFASGNVGIGVSPNYKLDVAGNIVNSVPTNGYLALTGDLPGYANNIYPTLKTNGSYMYVSIGGVYSAYVSAGGTWTAVSSRKKKENIETIDKQDILKRINTLELKKWNYKCESPDIKHIGPFAEDFHQQFGLNGTNDSMISYTDPAGVALVGIQALTATQNTHAKQIEELNAKIQTIEKGAGHLTQQSYSADNIEMLQLKKEIAELRAMLEKYISKQK; encoded by the coding sequence ATGAAAAAGAACTACTTCTATTCCTCAATTTTACTGCTAGTGCTGCTAAGTACTTCACTATTTGTTGCTGCTCAAAGCGGCAGAGTGGGGATTGGTACTTCTAATCCCGAACAGAAGTTAGACGTAGCAGGAAGCGCCAAAGCAAACGATAAAGTTATTGGCACACGAGGCTTTGTTGCCGGCAGTGTTACTACCGATACGGCAAAAGCTGTGTTTTCTACCGATATTACAAATAAAGGTTTCTATATTCCTAGATTAACTACTACACAAAAAAACACATTAGGAGGTTCTCTTACTCTTTCCAATAAAGGCTTATTGGTTTTTGATACCGATTCAAACCGGACTGATTTTTGGGACGGCACTGCTTGGAAAGCCATAGGCGATGGAGTCGGTGGATCACCTTCGGGCGCTGCCGGTGGCGATTTAACAGGCAGCTATCCTGCACCTTCTATTGCCAACAATGCCGTAAACTCAGCTAAAATTGCTGATGGAACTATTGTTGCAGCAGACCTTAATCAAATGGGTGCCGGAACAGGGCAAGTACTCCAATGGAATGGTTCAGCATGGGTACCTACTACACCTTCTGCCGGAACAGTAACTAGTGTAAGCGCCAGCAACGGACTAAACTCAAGCGGAGGTAGCACACCCGATATTAAATTGGGCGGTACTTTAGCTAACAATACCGATGTAGCGCTGAATGGAAATAAACTTACCTTCAGCGGAACTGGTAACAGCTCACTTTCGGTAGGTACAGGTATCGGCTCTACTACCGCTCGTCTTTATGCCGAAAGCGGCAGCAGTTCTTATGATGCTATAAGAGGAACCAATACTGCCTCATCAGGGTCTAATACTTTTGCTGCCATACGTGGAAACTTAACCATAGGTGCCGCGCCTGTTACCAATATTGCCTTCCATTCAACTACCGATAAAACTTTTGGAGTGTATAGTACCGGTGGAGATTACAGTGCATGGTTTGCCAAAGGAGTTGGAATTGGTTCTAACCAACCAACTACAACTGCTGATTTAGAGGTAAGAAATATTGCAGGCTCTAATCCTGCGAACTTTCTTCTTCGGCAAACAGCTTCCAATACAACTGCCGGAACAGTGTTAGCTAATATAAACGTAGGAGATAACTACAATACTTCGCCTCAAGCGCAAATTCAAGTATTGCGCGATGCTGCGTCTTCCGGCTCTACAGATTTGCCTACCGCTATTACCTTATCTACCACAGCCGATGGCACATCAACACTAACCGAACAAATGAGAATTGATAATGCCGGAAATGTGGGTATTAAAACGCCTTCACCAACTTCTGCATTAGATGTAAATGGCAATGTGAGAATAAGAGGCGGCAGTCCCGCAGCCGGAAAAGTATTGGTATCTACCGATGCTAATGGGAATGCAACATGGTCCGACCAAGCCATTAGTGCTTCAGCAAATGCCTCTACCGGTGGCATAGGATGGAAAAGAATTGCCCATATTGATGGAATCAATGGAAGAGGGTTTGGAACTGTTACACTCTATACATCCGGAGGTTCCTACACTCCCACCATGACAACTTTAGACTGGTTTAAAGATTGGGGTACAGTAGGAGGCATAGAAATTACATCACAAAGTACATCTGCTTATTGGTCCGATGCAAGAGTTACTTATGATGGATCGGCAAATGCCTATATTGAAGTAAATTTCACCACAGATGTTTCTTCTCTATCCTTGTTATCATCAAGCTATGGATACCACACAGCCACACTGTATTCCGGCACCCTCCCAACAGGTGGAGGCACAGTAACGGCTACTGCAAAAATTGGCAGAATGAATATTGGCGAAAACGATCTTTTTGTGGATTACGGAGGCAATGTGGGTATAGGTACATCTACTCCTGCAGCCAATTTAGAATCGTATAGCAACACCAACTGGAGTAGCGGATGGCGAAACAACTTACGCCTAAGCAGTGCCGATTATCCGGCATTGCGTTTCTTTTCTACTAGTTCCAATAAAACATCTATGATCGGGAATAATGGAGATGGCAGTCTTTGGTTTGGCATAAATGGAACCGGAGATGCCAGCGGAGGAGGCTGGGGCATGGTAATGCTGCCTGATGGAAAGGTGGGTGTTGGTATTACAGCTCCTACCGTACGGCTTCATGCAGATTGGCCAACCTATAACCAAGAAGCCATGCGAGTAAGCTATGCCAACAATGCACATTCCGGTGGTTTGGGTGTGGAGGCATACTCCACTTATTGGGGATTGGGGATATTTCAAGATGGAGTAATGACTGCCAATTTTGAAAATGGAGGTATGGCTATTGGTCCTAGTTATGCACAATTAAATGCCCCTACCAATGGGCTTGCAATACAGGGAAATGTAGGTATTGGCACCAATAACCCAGCTAGCAATTTAGATATATCTTCTACCAACGGTTCTCCAATGTACCTTCGAAGCTCTGCTGCTGAAAGCGATATCACTTATGAAGTACCCTCAGGCGCATGGCAAGTTGGATCTAATGCAAGCGGCAACGGAACAAGCGGCAACCAGTTTTATGTGTGGGATAACAATGGTGCCGGATATGTAACGACCTTTCAACGCGGAAGTGGTAATGTAGGCATAGGAAGCACCGCGCCAGGAGAACGACTAGATGTAAACGGAAACATTCGTGCAGCAGGTTCCGTTTATGCCGGCTATACCGGAAGCTATGCACAAACGTACCTGCATCAATGGGGTTTGGGTGGCAATGGCGATATTTACGTAGAACCAGCCTCGGGAAAAACACTCTACCTTACCGATTCATGGAGCCAAACAGGACAACTAAATATCCAATTTGGCAGTACCTATTTTGCCTCCGGCAATGTAGGGATTGGTGTTAGTCCCAATTACAAGTTAGATGTGGCCGGCAATATTGTTAATTCAGTACCAACAAATGGCTATTTGGCACTTACCGGAGACTTACCCGGCTATGCAAACAATATATACCCTACACTTAAAACCAATGGCAGCTATATGTATGTTTCTATTGGTGGCGTTTATTCCGCATATGTTAGTGCTGGAGGTACATGGACGGCTGTATCATCACGTAAAAAGAAAGAAAATATAGAAACTATAGACAAACAAGATATACTCAAACGCATCAATACACTCGAGTTAAAGAAGTGGAACTACAAATGTGAATCCCCCGATATAAAACATATAGGTCCTTTTGCAGAAGATTTTCACCAACAGTTTGGCTTAAATGGCACTAACGATTCAATGATTTCTTATACCGATCCGGCAGGTGTAGCTTTGGTGGGAATCCAAGCCTTAACCGCTACTCAAAATACTCATGCCAAACAAATCGAAGAACTTAATGCTAAAATACAAACTATAGAAAAAGGAGCCGGGCATTTAACGCAACAAAGTTATTCTGCCGACAATATTGAAATGCTACAACTAAAGAAAGAAATAGCTGAACTAAGAGCAATGCTTGAAAAGTATATTTCTAAACAGAAATGA